A section of the Carya illinoinensis cultivar Pawnee chromosome 12, C.illinoinensisPawnee_v1, whole genome shotgun sequence genome encodes:
- the LOC122290145 gene encoding pentatricopeptide repeat-containing protein At1g79080, chloroplastic, with translation MATLLNSVSPVGNPSPEAIRRGSYGFFSHIPNLHTFSLNKGFSKVLASTQITISPKDTVFTLPNWRYGKSDSRSRELRLNDAFLHLEYMVRKGQKPDVAQATQLLYDLCKANKMRKAVGVMEMIIGSGIIPDAASFTYLINYLCKRGNVGYAMQLVEKMEEHGFPTNTVTYNSLVRGLCMHGNLNQSLLLLDRLMQKGLIPNAFTYSFLLEAAYKEKGVNEAMKLLDDVIAKGGKPNLVCYNILLTGLCREGRIEEAICYFRDFPLKGFNPNVVSYNILLRSLCHEGRWEEAKELLAEMVGEERSPSIVTYNILIGSLALHGRIKHALEVLDEMMKGPFRPTAATYTPIIARLCTEGKVDLVVKYLDQMMHHQINPNEGTYNAIALLCGVGMVQEAFSIIQSLGNKHDASLHDYYRSVITSLCRKGNTYPAFQLLYEMTKLGFKPDSYTYSSLIRGLCTEGMLDQAMEIFWVMEENNCRPDTDNFNALILGFCKSKRTDLSLEIFEIMIGKGYMPNETTYTILVEGIAHEKETELAADVLKELQLRQVVSQSTVERLVMQYDLEGLLI, from the coding sequence ATGGCAACCCTACTGAATTCAGTGTCCCCAGTTGGTAACCCGTCACCAGAAGCTATAAGAAGGGGTAGTTATGGGTTTTTCTCACACATCCCAAATCTCCATACTTTTTCACTTAACAAGGGATTTTCAAAAGTTTTGGCATCCACCCAGATCACCATTTCTCCAAAAGACACTGTTTTCACTCTCCCCAACTGGAGGTATGGGAAGAGCGACTCAAGAAGTAGGGAACTTAGACTCAATGACGCGTTTCTTCATTTAGAGTATATGGTAAGGAAGGGCCAAAAGCCTGATGTAGCTCAAGCAACTCAGCTCTTGTATGATCTGTGCAAAGCAAACAAGATGAGAAAAGCGGTTGGAGTAATGGAGATGATCATTGGTTCTGGCATTATACCTGATGCAGCTTCATTCACGTACTTGATCAACTATTTGTGTAAAAGAGGGAATGTTGGGTATGCAATGCAATTGGTTGAAAAAATGGAGGAACATGGCTTCCCAACCAATACTGTTACCTACAATTCGCTTGTTAGAGGACTTTGTATGCATGGAAACTTGAACCAGAGCTTGCTGCTTTTGGATCGATTGATGCAGAAAGGGCTGATCCCAAATGCATTCACATACTCCTTCTTGCTTGAAGCTGCTTATAAGGAAAAAGGAGTGAATGAAGCCATGAAACTATTGGATGATGTAATTGCAAAGGGTGGGAAGCCTAATTTGGTTTGTTACAACATATTGTTAACTGGATTGTGCAGGGAAGGAAGGATTGAAGAGGCGATCTGTTACTTCAGGGATTTCCCTTTAAAGGGGTTCAATCCAAATGTTGTGAGTTATaacattttgttgaggagtctGTGCCATGAGGGGCGGTGGGAAGAAGCCAAAGAGCTTCTGGCTGAGATGGTTGGTGAGGAGCGCTCGCCATCAATCGTGACTTATAACATATTGATTGGTTCGCTTGCTCTGCATGGCAGAATTAAACATGCTCTTGAGGTTTTGGATGAGATGATGAAGGGACCGTTCAGGCCTACAGCAGCTACTTACACCCCGATAATTGCTCGTCTCTGCACAGAGGGGAAGGTAGATCTTGTGGTTAAGTATTTAGACCAAATGATGCATCATCAAATTAATCCTAATGAAGGAACCTACAATGCCATTGCTCTGCTCTGTGGTGTGGGGATGGTGCAAGAGGCATTCTCTATAATTCAAAGCTTGGGTAATAAGCATGATGCCTCCCTGCATGACTACTACAGAAGTGTGATTACAAGCTTGTGTAGGAAAGGGAACACTTATCCAGCATTTCAGCTTTTATATGAGATGACAAAGCTTGGATTTAAGCCAGATTCTTATACCTATTCCTCTTTAATCAGAGGATTGTGTACAGAGGGAATGCTAGATCAGGCCATGGAGATATTCTGGGTAATGGAAGAAAATAACTGTAGACCTGATACTGACAATTTCAATGCACTTATACTTGGGTTTTGCAAATCAAAAAGAACAGATTTGTCTTTGGAGATTTTTGAGATTATGATTGGGAAAGGGTATATGCCCAATGAAACAACTTATACCATTCTTGTGGAAGGGATCGCGCACGAAAAAGAAACAGAGCTGGCAGCTGACGTTTTGAAAGAGCTGCAACTTAGACAGGTGGTGAGTCAGAGTACAGTGGAAAGACTTGTTATGCAGTATGACCTCGAGGGTTTGCTAATATAG